The following nucleotide sequence is from Pseudonocardia abyssalis.
ACACCCCGACCGGCAACCGGTCCACGACCCCGGCCAGAACCTCGTCCGGGCGCTCCACGCGGAGGATCGTAGGTGCCGGGAGGCCTCCGGTGCGATGCTGGGCTGGTGGACGGTACGGAGGAGCAGACCCCGCAGGATCCCGTCGCCCGGCTGCGCGCCCTGTGCCTGGCCCTGCCCGAGGTGACCGAGAAGGTCAGCCACGGCGAGCCGACGTGGTTCGTGCGCAAGGTGTTCGTGTCCCTCGCCGACCACCACCACGACGACCGGCTCGCGTTCTGGTGCGCCGCCCCGCCCGGCGTGCAGGAGGAACTGGTGGCCGCCGAGCCGGAGCGCTTCTTCCGCCCGCCCTACGTCGGCGGGCGCGGCTGGCTCGGGGTGCGGCTCGACGTCGACCCCGACTGGGACGAGATCGCCGAGATCGTCACCGACGCCTACCTGGTGATCGCCCCGAGGAAGCTCGCGGCGGGAGTCAGCTCGCGAACAGCTGCGCGGGGTCCGCGAACGCCGTGAACTCCAGCGTGTTGCCCGCCGGGTCGAGCAGGAACAGCGTCCACTGCTCCCCCGGCTCGCCCGCGAACCGCGGGTAGGGCTCGATCACGAACGCGGTGCCCGCCGCGCGCAACCGCCCGGCGGTGGCGTGGGACCCCTCGACGCCCAGCACGAGTCCGGAGCAGCACGAGTCCGAAGTGCGGCACCGGCACGCGGTGGCCGTCGACCCCGCTGTGCCCGCCCGGCCCCGCCCCCGGCGCGACGTGGGTGCCGAACCGGTGGCCGTGCAGGTCCCAGTCCTGCCGGTGCTCCGCGCCGCGGCCGCGGGCGAGGCCGAGCACGTCGCCGTAGAACGCGCGGGCGGCGTCGAGGTCGTCGACGGGGACGGCGAGGTGGAACGGGGGACGGCTACGTTCGACACGTGTCCGATCTTCCCACGGTCGCGGTGCCCGGCGGCCGCGTCGAGTTCGACGACGTGCCGGGCGACCCCGACCGCGCGCCGCTGTTGTTCCTGCACGAGGGCCTCGGGTCGGTCGCGCTGTGGCGCGGCTGGCACCGCCGGATCGCCGACGCCACCGGGCGGCGCACCGTGGCGTACTCCCGGCTCGGGCACGGCTGGTCCGATCCGCCGCCCGCGCCGCGCGACACCGGGTTCATGCACGAGGAGGCCCGTGTCGTCCTCCCCGCGCTGCGGGCGGCGTTGGGGATGGCGGCGCCGGTGGTGATCGGGCACAGCGACGGGGCGTCCATCGGGCTGGTGCACGCCGCGGGAGCGGAGGTGGTCGGGCTCGCGGTGCTGGCCCCGCACGTGTTCGCGGAGGAGTTCGGGCTCGTCGGGGTGCGCGCGGCCCGCACCGCGTACGTCGAGGGCGACCTGCGCGGGCGGATGGCGCGGCGGCACCGCGACCCCGACGCCGCGTTCCACAACTGGAACGACGTGTGGCTCAGCGACGACTTCCGCGCCTGGGACCTGCGCCCCGACCTCCCCGGCATCACCTGCCCGGTGCTCGCCGTCCAGGGCACCGGGGACCCCTACGGCACGGTCGCCCACGTGGAGGCGGTGCGCGACCTCGCCACGGGCCCGGTGCGGCTGGTGGTCCTCGACTGCGCCCACGCCCCCCACCTGGAGGCACCGGAGGAGACGACCGCCGCGCTGCTGGAGTTCCTCGCCCCCCTCCCCTGACCCCTGCGCACGAGTTCGGGCGGGTCAGGCCGTGGCCGTCCAGCCCGACCACCGTTCCGGGGTGATCACCAGGACCGCGCCGTCCGGCGGGGCCGCGGCGTAGGGCGGGTACTTCGCGCACAGCGCGGCGAGCGCGTCGGCGCGCAGCGGACCGTCGTCGTGCACCGCGGCCGTCCCGTCGACCCGCACCCACCACAGCGTCGACCAGTCGTCGGCGTAGTGGTCGGCGACCGCGGCGACGCGCGGGTCGCGGCGCACGTCGTCGAGGCGGGCGAGGCGGGTGCTGGTCTTGGGCTTCACGTCGTCGATCGCGGAGCACAGCAGGTCCCCGAGCAGCACGAACGTGAACGGGACCAGCCGTGGGGTGCCGTCGGCGCGCAGGGTCGCGAGCCGGGCGACGGGGGCGGCGGCGAGCCGCTCGCGGCGCTGGGCGTCGTCGAGGACCGGCACTCAGGGGGCCGGGATCTCGACGCGGACCGACACCAGCGCCGCCTCGCGGGTGTCGCGCCGCTCGTGCTCGGCGAACCCGGGGGCGGTGCACAGGAACAGCGTCCGCCCGTCCTCGCCGCCGAGCGCGCACGC
It contains:
- a CDS encoding MmcQ/YjbR family DNA-binding protein, whose amino-acid sequence is MDGTEEQTPQDPVARLRALCLALPEVTEKVSHGEPTWFVRKVFVSLADHHHDDRLAFWCAAPPGVQEELVAAEPERFFRPPYVGGRGWLGVRLDVDPDWDEIAEIVTDAYLVIAPRKLAAGVSSRTAARGPRTP
- a CDS encoding alpha/beta fold hydrolase; the protein is MSDLPTVAVPGGRVEFDDVPGDPDRAPLLFLHEGLGSVALWRGWHRRIADATGRRTVAYSRLGHGWSDPPPAPRDTGFMHEEARVVLPALRAALGMAAPVVIGHSDGASIGLVHAAGAEVVGLAVLAPHVFAEEFGLVGVRAARTAYVEGDLRGRMARRHRDPDAAFHNWNDVWLSDDFRAWDLRPDLPGITCPVLAVQGTGDPYGTVAHVEAVRDLATGPVRLVVLDCAHAPHLEAPEETTAALLEFLAPLP
- a CDS encoding TIGR03668 family PPOX class F420-dependent oxidoreductase, encoding MPVLDDAQRRERLAAAPVARLATLRADGTPRLVPFTFVLLGDLLCSAIDDVKPKTSTRLARLDDVRRDPRVAAVADHYADDWSTLWWVRVDGTAAVHDDGPLRADALAALCAKYPPYAAAPPDGAVLVITPERWSGWTATA